A DNA window from Drosophila pseudoobscura strain MV-25-SWS-2005 chromosome 2, UCI_Dpse_MV25, whole genome shotgun sequence contains the following coding sequences:
- the f-cup gene encoding leucine-rich repeat-containing protein 40 isoform X5 gives MCPNLSKSKSSIKIASSKPTRKKQLTSFCMCAPHPRRRSYYQIREFQMASSGDELESEDPDDELELELDLDEPAPQPSEDALPERLYDINEADAESKAATLEQLSIKDEDAWWNQVPLTNLDLSSNALSHISPKIENLQSLTVLILHDNALVALPAEIGKLEKLMRLNVSRNKLSDLPRELYSLPELRHLNISYNEFSELNPDISDLHMLEFLDAGHNSIKSLPGGIGFLVRLTALLLPYNHIKDLPPDLVNMRSLQRLDLMQNDLTCLPEDMGLLRKLQFLYIQHNDIMELSDFEGNETLTELHASNNYISNIPISMCENLPHLKVLDLRDNKITQLPDELCLLRNLNRLDVSNNSIDTLPVSLAALAHLISLQVEGNPIKSIRRDILQCGTSRILRTLQERSMAKSKDEGESDSGAGARLCGGQAGNDTAANYPDRYKLRHTRTLAVNLEEITDVPEEVFQLAQKEGVHVVDFARNQLRTVPDGLQHMQNIVTELVLAHNRIGQVPQFISQFTRITLLNLSNNLLTDLPKEFGVLNTLRELNIANNRFSFLPSGLYDLQGLEILIASDNHINELNVAGLQRMPRLSTLDLRNNDIDFIPPILGTLTNITHLELVGNPFRQPRHQILMKGTESIMSYLRDRVPR, from the exons ATGTGCCCCAATCTATCCAAGTCAAAATCATCCATCAAAATTGCGTCCTCCAAGCCAACGCGAAAGAAGCAGCTCACTTCGTTCTGCATGTGTGCTCCGCACCCGCGGCGACGAAGCTACTACCAGATCCGTGAATTTCAAATGGCCTCCTCGGGCGATGAGCTGGAGAGCGAGGACCCCGACGatgagctggagctggaactcGATCTGGATGAGCCAGCGCCGCAGCCCAGCGAAGATGCCT TGCCCGAGCGTCTCTACGACATCAACGAGGCCGATGCGGAGAGCAAGGCGGCCACTCTAGAGCAGCTGTCGATCAAGGATGAGGATGCCTGGTGGAACCAAGTGCCATTGACTAATTTAGATCTGAGCTCCAACGCTTTATCGCACATATCTCCAAAGATTGAGAATCTGCAGTCGCTAACAGTCTTGATT CTCCATGACAACGCCCTGGTtgctctgccggcggagatcgGTAAGCTGGAGAAGCTTATGCGCCTGAATGTGAGTCGCAACAAGCTCAGCGATTTGCCGCGAGAGCTGTACAGCCTGCCGGAGCTGCGGCATCTGAATATCAGCTATAATGAGTTCAGCGAACTCAATCCGGATATCAGTGATCTGCACATGCTGGAGTTTCTG GATGCCGGGCATAATAGCATAAAATCCTTGCCTGGCGGTATTGGTTTTCTGGTGCGATTAACAGCCCTCTTGTTGCCCTATAACCACATTAAGGATCTCCCACCTGATCTGGTTAACATGCGCT CGCTGCAACGGTTGGACCTGATGCAGAACGACCTCACCTGCTTGCCGGAGGACATGGGCCTGCTAAGGAAGCTCCAATTCCTGTACATTCAACATAACGACATCATGGAGCTGAGCGATTTCGAAGGAAACGAGACACTGACCGAGCTGCATGCCAGCAACAATTATATATCG AACATACCCATAAGTATGTGTGAGAACTTGCCGCATCTGAAGGTGCTCGACCTCCGGGACAATAAGATTACACAGCTGCCCGATGAGCTGTGCCTGCTGCGGAATCTCAACCGCTTGGACGTATCGAACAATAGCATCGACACGCTGCCTGTTAGCCTGGCGGCGCTGGCCCATTTGATTAGCCTGCAGGTGGAGGGCAATCCCATCAAGTCGATTAGACGTGACATCCTCCAGTGCGGAACTTCGCGCATCCTGAGGACTCTGCAGGAGCGTTCCATGGCCAAGAGCAAGGACGAGGGGGAATCCGATAGTGGCGCGGGAGCCCGCCTATGTGGCGGACAAGCGGGCAACGACACAGCCGCAAACTATCCCGACAG ATACAAACTACGTCATACCCGAACATTGGCCGTCAATTTGGAGGAAATAACCGATGTGCCCGAGGAAGTCTTTCAATTGGCCCAGAAAGAAGGCGTGCATGTAGTGGACTTTGCCCGGAATCAGCTAAGAACCGTCCCCGACGG CTTGCAGCACATGCAGAATATTGTCACGGAACTGGTCCTCGCCCACAACCGCATTGGCCAAGTGCCGCAGTTCATCTCACAGTTCACGCGCATTACGTTACTGAATTTATCCAACAATCTGTTGACTGACCTGCCCAAGGAGTTTGGTGTCCTGAACACGCTACGCGAACTGAACATAGCCAATAATCG TTTTTCGTTTCTTCCCAGTGGTTTGTACGACTTGCAGGGTCTGGAGATACTCATTGCCAGCGATAATCACATCAATGAATTGAATGTCGCGGGGCTACAGCGCATGCCGCGTTTGTCTACATTGGATTTGCGCAACAACGACATTGATTTCATACCGCCAATATTGGGTACCCTGACCAACATAAC GCACTTGGAGCTGGTGGGAAATCCATTTCGACAGCCTCGCCATCAGATCCTGATGAAGGGCACCGAATCGATAATGTCGTATCTGCGGGATCGCGTACCCAGATAA
- the f-cup gene encoding leucine-rich repeat-containing protein 40 isoform X3 yields the protein MCPNLSKSKSSIKIASSKPTRKKQLTSFCMCAPHPRRRSYYQIREFQMASSGDELESEDPDDELELELDLDEPAPQPSEDALPERLYDINEADAESKAATLEQLSIKDEDAWWNQVPLTNLDLSSNALSHISPKIENLQSLTVLILHDNALVALPAEIGKLEKLMRLNVSRNKLSDLPRELYSLPELRHLNISYNEFSELNPDISDLHMLEFLDAGHNSIKSLPGGIGFLVRLTALLLPYNHIKDLPPDLVNMRSLQRLDLMQNDLTCLPEDMGLLRKLQFLYIQHNDIMELSDFEGNETLTELHASNNYISNIPISMCENLPHLKVLDLRDNKITQLPDELCLLRNLNRLDVSNNSIDTLPVSLAALAHLISLQVEGNPIKSIRRDILQCGTSRILRTLQERSMAKSKDEGESDSGAGARLCGGQAGNDTAANYPDSSYQPQHQQKHFEYQFQYRAQAHMQPQAERFRVYEPPHNCPPYSRQGQEHVYDQENYETEKKFDYSGQYMQQQQHNFRFNGYSAMYQQQQQLFYGQCVVCPRWVYKLRHTRTLAVNLEEITDVPEEVFQLAQKEGVHVVDFARNQLRTVPDGLQHMQNIVTELVLAHNRIGQVPQFISQFTRITLLNLSNNLLTDLPKEFGVLNTLRELNIANNRFSFLPSGLYDLQGLEILIASDNHINELNVAGLQRMPRLSTLDLRNNDIDFIPPILGTLTNITHLELVGNPFRQPRHQILMKGTESIMSYLRDRVPR from the exons ATGTGCCCCAATCTATCCAAGTCAAAATCATCCATCAAAATTGCGTCCTCCAAGCCAACGCGAAAGAAGCAGCTCACTTCGTTCTGCATGTGTGCTCCGCACCCGCGGCGACGAAGCTACTACCAGATCCGTGAATTTCAAATGGCCTCCTCGGGCGATGAGCTGGAGAGCGAGGACCCCGACGatgagctggagctggaactcGATCTGGATGAGCCAGCGCCGCAGCCCAGCGAAGATGCCT TGCCCGAGCGTCTCTACGACATCAACGAGGCCGATGCGGAGAGCAAGGCGGCCACTCTAGAGCAGCTGTCGATCAAGGATGAGGATGCCTGGTGGAACCAAGTGCCATTGACTAATTTAGATCTGAGCTCCAACGCTTTATCGCACATATCTCCAAAGATTGAGAATCTGCAGTCGCTAACAGTCTTGATT CTCCATGACAACGCCCTGGTtgctctgccggcggagatcgGTAAGCTGGAGAAGCTTATGCGCCTGAATGTGAGTCGCAACAAGCTCAGCGATTTGCCGCGAGAGCTGTACAGCCTGCCGGAGCTGCGGCATCTGAATATCAGCTATAATGAGTTCAGCGAACTCAATCCGGATATCAGTGATCTGCACATGCTGGAGTTTCTG GATGCCGGGCATAATAGCATAAAATCCTTGCCTGGCGGTATTGGTTTTCTGGTGCGATTAACAGCCCTCTTGTTGCCCTATAACCACATTAAGGATCTCCCACCTGATCTGGTTAACATGCGCT CGCTGCAACGGTTGGACCTGATGCAGAACGACCTCACCTGCTTGCCGGAGGACATGGGCCTGCTAAGGAAGCTCCAATTCCTGTACATTCAACATAACGACATCATGGAGCTGAGCGATTTCGAAGGAAACGAGACACTGACCGAGCTGCATGCCAGCAACAATTATATATCG AACATACCCATAAGTATGTGTGAGAACTTGCCGCATCTGAAGGTGCTCGACCTCCGGGACAATAAGATTACACAGCTGCCCGATGAGCTGTGCCTGCTGCGGAATCTCAACCGCTTGGACGTATCGAACAATAGCATCGACACGCTGCCTGTTAGCCTGGCGGCGCTGGCCCATTTGATTAGCCTGCAGGTGGAGGGCAATCCCATCAAGTCGATTAGACGTGACATCCTCCAGTGCGGAACTTCGCGCATCCTGAGGACTCTGCAGGAGCGTTCCATGGCCAAGAGCAAGGACGAGGGGGAATCCGATAGTGGCGCGGGAGCCCGCCTATGTGGCGGACAAGCGGGCAACGACACAGCCGCAAACTATCCCGACAG TAGCTATCAGCCACAGCATCAGCAAAAGCACTTCGAATATCAGTTTCAATATCGGGCCCAGGCTCATATGCAACCGCAAGCCGAGCGCTTCAGAGTCTACGAGCCGCCGCACAACTGCCCGCCGTACAGTCGCCAGGGGCAGGAACACGTATACGATCAAGAGAACTATGAAACAGAGAAAAAATTTGACTATTCTGGCCAATatatgcaacagcagcaacataaCTTTCGATTCAATGGCTATTCAGCCATGtatcaacaacagcagcaactaTTCTACGGACAGTGCGTCGTCTGTCCGCGATGGGT ATACAAACTACGTCATACCCGAACATTGGCCGTCAATTTGGAGGAAATAACCGATGTGCCCGAGGAAGTCTTTCAATTGGCCCAGAAAGAAGGCGTGCATGTAGTGGACTTTGCCCGGAATCAGCTAAGAACCGTCCCCGACGG CTTGCAGCACATGCAGAATATTGTCACGGAACTGGTCCTCGCCCACAACCGCATTGGCCAAGTGCCGCAGTTCATCTCACAGTTCACGCGCATTACGTTACTGAATTTATCCAACAATCTGTTGACTGACCTGCCCAAGGAGTTTGGTGTCCTGAACACGCTACGCGAACTGAACATAGCCAATAATCG TTTTTCGTTTCTTCCCAGTGGTTTGTACGACTTGCAGGGTCTGGAGATACTCATTGCCAGCGATAATCACATCAATGAATTGAATGTCGCGGGGCTACAGCGCATGCCGCGTTTGTCTACATTGGATTTGCGCAACAACGACATTGATTTCATACCGCCAATATTGGGTACCCTGACCAACATAAC GCACTTGGAGCTGGTGGGAAATCCATTTCGACAGCCTCGCCATCAGATCCTGATGAAGGGCACCGAATCGATAATGTCGTATCTGCGGGATCGCGTACCCAGATAA
- the f-cup gene encoding leucine-rich repeat-containing protein 40 isoform X4 has translation MNYSNVEDTAALYAFNNLPKECNTSTSNGGYDFDDCSWFTFFGNPNDMSEDSLPSNDHRSGSTSRIPRCAQRPRQMASANRFHQMAASPRPSPRPNYSFQPVFHERKTHEDDTVLTQELWKLARKSGTLNLSNKGLASVPERLYDINEADAESKAATLEQLSIKDEDAWWNQVPLTNLDLSSNALSHISPKIENLQSLTVLILHDNALVALPAEIGKLEKLMRLNVSRNKLSDLPRELYSLPELRHLNISYNEFSELNPDISDLHMLEFLDAGHNSIKSLPGGIGFLVRLTALLLPYNHIKDLPPDLVNMRSLQRLDLMQNDLTCLPEDMGLLRKLQFLYIQHNDIMELSDFEGNETLTELHASNNYISNIPISMCENLPHLKVLDLRDNKITQLPDELCLLRNLNRLDVSNNSIDTLPVSLAALAHLISLQVEGNPIKSIRRDILQCGTSRILRTLQERSMAKSKDEGESDSGAGARLCGGQAGNDTAANYPDRYKLRHTRTLAVNLEEITDVPEEVFQLAQKEGVHVVDFARNQLRTVPDGLQHMQNIVTELVLAHNRIGQVPQFISQFTRITLLNLSNNLLTDLPKEFGVLNTLRELNIANNRFSFLPSGLYDLQGLEILIASDNHINELNVAGLQRMPRLSTLDLRNNDIDFIPPILGTLTNITHLELVGNPFRQPRHQILMKGTESIMSYLRDRVPR, from the exons ATGAA CTACAGTAACGTGGAAGACACTGCCGCCTTGTACGCATTCAACAACTTGCCCAAGGAATGTAATACTTCGACATCCAACGGCGGCTACGATTTTGACGACTGCTCCTGGTTCACTTTCTTCGGCAATCCCAACGATATGAGCGAAGACTCTTTGCCCAGTAATGACCATAGAAGTGGATCCACCAGCAGAATTCCACGATGTGCCCAACGACCGCGCCAAATGGCTTCGGCCAATCGATTCCATCAAATGGCTGCGTCGCCACGGCCATCTCCCCGGCCAAACTACTCTTTCCAGCCGGTATTCCACGAACGTAAAACCCATGAAGACGATACAGTATTAACCCAGGAGCTGTGGAAGCTGGCGCGCAAGTCGGGCACCCTGAATCTGTCGAACAAGGGATTGGCCAGTG TGCCCGAGCGTCTCTACGACATCAACGAGGCCGATGCGGAGAGCAAGGCGGCCACTCTAGAGCAGCTGTCGATCAAGGATGAGGATGCCTGGTGGAACCAAGTGCCATTGACTAATTTAGATCTGAGCTCCAACGCTTTATCGCACATATCTCCAAAGATTGAGAATCTGCAGTCGCTAACAGTCTTGATT CTCCATGACAACGCCCTGGTtgctctgccggcggagatcgGTAAGCTGGAGAAGCTTATGCGCCTGAATGTGAGTCGCAACAAGCTCAGCGATTTGCCGCGAGAGCTGTACAGCCTGCCGGAGCTGCGGCATCTGAATATCAGCTATAATGAGTTCAGCGAACTCAATCCGGATATCAGTGATCTGCACATGCTGGAGTTTCTG GATGCCGGGCATAATAGCATAAAATCCTTGCCTGGCGGTATTGGTTTTCTGGTGCGATTAACAGCCCTCTTGTTGCCCTATAACCACATTAAGGATCTCCCACCTGATCTGGTTAACATGCGCT CGCTGCAACGGTTGGACCTGATGCAGAACGACCTCACCTGCTTGCCGGAGGACATGGGCCTGCTAAGGAAGCTCCAATTCCTGTACATTCAACATAACGACATCATGGAGCTGAGCGATTTCGAAGGAAACGAGACACTGACCGAGCTGCATGCCAGCAACAATTATATATCG AACATACCCATAAGTATGTGTGAGAACTTGCCGCATCTGAAGGTGCTCGACCTCCGGGACAATAAGATTACACAGCTGCCCGATGAGCTGTGCCTGCTGCGGAATCTCAACCGCTTGGACGTATCGAACAATAGCATCGACACGCTGCCTGTTAGCCTGGCGGCGCTGGCCCATTTGATTAGCCTGCAGGTGGAGGGCAATCCCATCAAGTCGATTAGACGTGACATCCTCCAGTGCGGAACTTCGCGCATCCTGAGGACTCTGCAGGAGCGTTCCATGGCCAAGAGCAAGGACGAGGGGGAATCCGATAGTGGCGCGGGAGCCCGCCTATGTGGCGGACAAGCGGGCAACGACACAGCCGCAAACTATCCCGACAG ATACAAACTACGTCATACCCGAACATTGGCCGTCAATTTGGAGGAAATAACCGATGTGCCCGAGGAAGTCTTTCAATTGGCCCAGAAAGAAGGCGTGCATGTAGTGGACTTTGCCCGGAATCAGCTAAGAACCGTCCCCGACGG CTTGCAGCACATGCAGAATATTGTCACGGAACTGGTCCTCGCCCACAACCGCATTGGCCAAGTGCCGCAGTTCATCTCACAGTTCACGCGCATTACGTTACTGAATTTATCCAACAATCTGTTGACTGACCTGCCCAAGGAGTTTGGTGTCCTGAACACGCTACGCGAACTGAACATAGCCAATAATCG TTTTTCGTTTCTTCCCAGTGGTTTGTACGACTTGCAGGGTCTGGAGATACTCATTGCCAGCGATAATCACATCAATGAATTGAATGTCGCGGGGCTACAGCGCATGCCGCGTTTGTCTACATTGGATTTGCGCAACAACGACATTGATTTCATACCGCCAATATTGGGTACCCTGACCAACATAAC GCACTTGGAGCTGGTGGGAAATCCATTTCGACAGCCTCGCCATCAGATCCTGATGAAGGGCACCGAATCGATAATGTCGTATCTGCGGGATCGCGTACCCAGATAA
- the f-cup gene encoding leucine-rich repeat-containing protein 40 isoform X2 translates to MNYSNVEDTAALYAFNNLPKECNTSTSNGGYDFDDCSWFTFFGNPNDMSEDSLPSNDHRSGSTSRIPRCAQRPRQMASANRFHQMAASPRPSPRPNYSFQPVFHERKTHEDDTVLTQELWKLARKSGTLNLSNKGLASVPERLYDINEADAESKAATLEQLSIKDEDAWWNQVPLTNLDLSSNALSHISPKIENLQSLTVLILHDNALVALPAEIGKLEKLMRLNVSRNKLSDLPRELYSLPELRHLNISYNEFSELNPDISDLHMLEFLDAGHNSIKSLPGGIGFLVRLTALLLPYNHIKDLPPDLVNMRSLQRLDLMQNDLTCLPEDMGLLRKLQFLYIQHNDIMELSDFEGNETLTELHASNNYISNIPISMCENLPHLKVLDLRDNKITQLPDELCLLRNLNRLDVSNNSIDTLPVSLAALAHLISLQVEGNPIKSIRRDILQCGTSRILRTLQERSMAKSKDEGESDSGAGARLCGGQAGNDTAANYPDSYQPQHQQKHFEYQFQYRAQAHMQPQAERFRVYEPPHNCPPYSRQGQEHVYDQENYETEKKFDYSGQYMQQQQHNFRFNGYSAMYQQQQQLFYGQCVVCPRWVYKLRHTRTLAVNLEEITDVPEEVFQLAQKEGVHVVDFARNQLRTVPDGLQHMQNIVTELVLAHNRIGQVPQFISQFTRITLLNLSNNLLTDLPKEFGVLNTLRELNIANNRFSFLPSGLYDLQGLEILIASDNHINELNVAGLQRMPRLSTLDLRNNDIDFIPPILGTLTNITHLELVGNPFRQPRHQILMKGTESIMSYLRDRVPR, encoded by the exons ATGAA CTACAGTAACGTGGAAGACACTGCCGCCTTGTACGCATTCAACAACTTGCCCAAGGAATGTAATACTTCGACATCCAACGGCGGCTACGATTTTGACGACTGCTCCTGGTTCACTTTCTTCGGCAATCCCAACGATATGAGCGAAGACTCTTTGCCCAGTAATGACCATAGAAGTGGATCCACCAGCAGAATTCCACGATGTGCCCAACGACCGCGCCAAATGGCTTCGGCCAATCGATTCCATCAAATGGCTGCGTCGCCACGGCCATCTCCCCGGCCAAACTACTCTTTCCAGCCGGTATTCCACGAACGTAAAACCCATGAAGACGATACAGTATTAACCCAGGAGCTGTGGAAGCTGGCGCGCAAGTCGGGCACCCTGAATCTGTCGAACAAGGGATTGGCCAGTG TGCCCGAGCGTCTCTACGACATCAACGAGGCCGATGCGGAGAGCAAGGCGGCCACTCTAGAGCAGCTGTCGATCAAGGATGAGGATGCCTGGTGGAACCAAGTGCCATTGACTAATTTAGATCTGAGCTCCAACGCTTTATCGCACATATCTCCAAAGATTGAGAATCTGCAGTCGCTAACAGTCTTGATT CTCCATGACAACGCCCTGGTtgctctgccggcggagatcgGTAAGCTGGAGAAGCTTATGCGCCTGAATGTGAGTCGCAACAAGCTCAGCGATTTGCCGCGAGAGCTGTACAGCCTGCCGGAGCTGCGGCATCTGAATATCAGCTATAATGAGTTCAGCGAACTCAATCCGGATATCAGTGATCTGCACATGCTGGAGTTTCTG GATGCCGGGCATAATAGCATAAAATCCTTGCCTGGCGGTATTGGTTTTCTGGTGCGATTAACAGCCCTCTTGTTGCCCTATAACCACATTAAGGATCTCCCACCTGATCTGGTTAACATGCGCT CGCTGCAACGGTTGGACCTGATGCAGAACGACCTCACCTGCTTGCCGGAGGACATGGGCCTGCTAAGGAAGCTCCAATTCCTGTACATTCAACATAACGACATCATGGAGCTGAGCGATTTCGAAGGAAACGAGACACTGACCGAGCTGCATGCCAGCAACAATTATATATCG AACATACCCATAAGTATGTGTGAGAACTTGCCGCATCTGAAGGTGCTCGACCTCCGGGACAATAAGATTACACAGCTGCCCGATGAGCTGTGCCTGCTGCGGAATCTCAACCGCTTGGACGTATCGAACAATAGCATCGACACGCTGCCTGTTAGCCTGGCGGCGCTGGCCCATTTGATTAGCCTGCAGGTGGAGGGCAATCCCATCAAGTCGATTAGACGTGACATCCTCCAGTGCGGAACTTCGCGCATCCTGAGGACTCTGCAGGAGCGTTCCATGGCCAAGAGCAAGGACGAGGGGGAATCCGATAGTGGCGCGGGAGCCCGCCTATGTGGCGGACAAGCGGGCAACGACACAGCCGCAAACTATCCCGACAG CTATCAGCCACAGCATCAGCAAAAGCACTTCGAATATCAGTTTCAATATCGGGCCCAGGCTCATATGCAACCGCAAGCCGAGCGCTTCAGAGTCTACGAGCCGCCGCACAACTGCCCGCCGTACAGTCGCCAGGGGCAGGAACACGTATACGATCAAGAGAACTATGAAACAGAGAAAAAATTTGACTATTCTGGCCAATatatgcaacagcagcaacataaCTTTCGATTCAATGGCTATTCAGCCATGtatcaacaacagcagcaactaTTCTACGGACAGTGCGTCGTCTGTCCGCGATGGGT ATACAAACTACGTCATACCCGAACATTGGCCGTCAATTTGGAGGAAATAACCGATGTGCCCGAGGAAGTCTTTCAATTGGCCCAGAAAGAAGGCGTGCATGTAGTGGACTTTGCCCGGAATCAGCTAAGAACCGTCCCCGACGG CTTGCAGCACATGCAGAATATTGTCACGGAACTGGTCCTCGCCCACAACCGCATTGGCCAAGTGCCGCAGTTCATCTCACAGTTCACGCGCATTACGTTACTGAATTTATCCAACAATCTGTTGACTGACCTGCCCAAGGAGTTTGGTGTCCTGAACACGCTACGCGAACTGAACATAGCCAATAATCG TTTTTCGTTTCTTCCCAGTGGTTTGTACGACTTGCAGGGTCTGGAGATACTCATTGCCAGCGATAATCACATCAATGAATTGAATGTCGCGGGGCTACAGCGCATGCCGCGTTTGTCTACATTGGATTTGCGCAACAACGACATTGATTTCATACCGCCAATATTGGGTACCCTGACCAACATAAC GCACTTGGAGCTGGTGGGAAATCCATTTCGACAGCCTCGCCATCAGATCCTGATGAAGGGCACCGAATCGATAATGTCGTATCTGCGGGATCGCGTACCCAGATAA